The genomic DNA ATCGCATGCAAGAAACGCTGCCCTTCAAGCAGCAACGGGTGAGTTGCTAATCTGGACAGACGATGATGTCGTAGTTGCCCCGGACTGGATTGCCCAATACCTCAAGGCTGTGCGGGATTGGCCCGAAGCGGCCTATTTTGGAGGGACAGTAGACCCGATTTACGAATCACCTCCACCAACATGGATGGAGCCACACCTAAAAGACCTTGGAGCGATGCTAGCGATCCATCAGTACGGGAACCACGTATCGAAGTTTCCTGAACATGATATCCCACGTGGGGTAAATATGGCTCTGCCCAAAAAGATTTTGGAAGAATTTGAATTCGACACAAGATTGGGGAACTCTGAGAACAGCAATCTCAGAGGAGAGGACGCTGACCTTCTAAGGCGCTTACAGAGTGCAGGCCATTACGGTGTCTGGGTTGGCCCCGCCCGAGTTCAACACTGGGTCCCCACTGAAAGATTAACAAAAGAATACATTCAAACCTGGTATCGTGGAGGAGGAAGGTCGTTCACACTACGAAATGGCTTGGCGGAATGTAAGTGGGCTTTTGGATA from Thalassoglobus polymorphus includes the following:
- a CDS encoding glycosyltransferase — protein: MNLSVIICTWNRAELLDRTLTSMHELHIPDGISWELIVVNNNCTDNTDEVIQRHASKLPILRILEETPGQSHARNAALQAATGELLIWTDDDVVVAPDWIAQYLKAVRDWPEAAYFGGTVDPIYESPPPTWMEPHLKDLGAMLAIHQYGNHVSKFPEHDIPRGVNMALPKKILEEFEFDTRLGNSENSNLRGEDADLLRRLQSAGHYGVWVGPARVQHWVPTERLTKEYIQTWYRGGGRSFTLRNGLAECKWAFGYPRWVLKAFWISKLKAALTLPLRNKSWLSSFTRAAFLRGVLNQAKESGKVSLVQIAKNSKQ